TTTATTTTTCGCTTATAGATTAGTGATGCAGACTATACGCAAACCACACCACTGCCCCAACGCAGATTACACAAAAACAAAATCCGCCAAAAGCATATGCCAATGTCTTCTTTGTCACTCGATTCGGATCTTTGATGTGGTTGCCAATGCCGATGGTAAAAATGCCGATGAACAACGTGACCAGACTGACTGCGATTTGCAGCAACTCGGACGCCCCTGCTATCGGATTTCCACTCATCACCATTGCAGCAAGAAGACCTGCCGCAATCATTATCATGGTTCCGATAAAATTATATTTATTGTATGTTTTTCGGTCACGAATCATGACCAATAGAAACACAACGCTCGCAATAATCGCCAATGCAACATTCCACGGATATTTGAGATGCAAACCGATCGGCGTCACAATTGATCCGATTACCAAGCCTTGCTTCGCGGTTAATTTCTCTTCCATGTTCTTCTCACTTCAATCTTATTTTTTCCTTACGACAGTTGCTTTCAAAAAAACGATTCGTTGATGAACTATCTCGTTTCCTATGACCTTCTTATTAGTGATGCAGGTTATACACAAACCACCCCAATGCCCCAAAATAAATTACAATGAAACAAAATGCGCCAAAGATGTACGCTAGGTCTTTTTTTGTCACTCGCTTCGGATCTTTAATGTGGTTGCCAACGCCGATGACAAAAATGCCGATAAACATCATGACCAGACTGACTGCAACAGGCATTAATACGGAAGCTCCAGGAATCGGATTTTCAATCATTACCGTTCCCATAAAGATGCCAGCCACAACCATTATCATAGTCCCGATAAAAATGTATTTGTTGTAGCTTCCTCTGTCACGAATCATGATAAATAAGAACATTATGCTCGCAATAATCGTCACAGCAGCATTCCATGGATATTTTAGATGCAAGCCGATCGGCGTCACAATCGATCCGATTATAAAGCCTTGCTTAGCTTTCATTTTTATTCCCATTTTATTTGATCCCTATATCTTTCACTTTTTTGATAACTGACTACTTTTCACAGCATTAACCCCATACCCAATACTAGTTGCTACAAAGGTGTTTGCAATTGCACATCCTGCAGGAAGCATTCCCGCTGTCAGGAGTGCTCCCGAAACTACCGACCCTACTCCCCATGCACCTATGTCTAGCACAATTGCAGCGGCTAGCTCTCTCTCCTTATAGTCCTGGCAGTCCATCGCTATGTCAGCACCGGTAGAAAGGATGCTCAACGGCCCGGTGTACCTCATCGCACCCTTTAATTCAGCCACCCCACATACTTTTTCCGCCACGGCTATTTCTGATGCCACGCCTAACGAAGGTAGCCCGATTTTGCTGACGGCAAGCGTTTCTAAGGAGGCTACCCGGGTTCCCAGCGCCGTATCGCCTGCATTCACAACCGAGTTTCGCAGGACGCTTCCATGTCCGTTGTCCCACGCCGCAACATCGGTAAAGGCGACATCCACCTTTTGCCCCTCCTGCACGGAGGCGACTTGACCAACGGGAGTCTCCGGGTCAGCCCCCATCGCTTTCAAACTATTATCCACTTCCTGCTGCGTCATTCCCGGCACATTCGCGGCCAGCAAGCCGGATATCGTCTGCGACTCCTCCGTTGTTCCGGTGAGGGACTGCAACCCTTGCTGCGCTTCTTCGCGCGTCATCCCCGGCACGTTATCGCCCAGCAGCGCCGCGGTTGATTCCGCTTCGACCGCCGATACCGGCTGCTGCGCCGCAGCTGCAAGCGGGCCTGTGATATGTTCGCTGGTCCAATTCGCTACACCGCGGCCTACGTCACTCAGCGCATCAATTCCGCTCGCAAAATGCGCGGTTTCAGGATTGGCGTACGAACCGCCGAGCGCGTCGTTGTCGACGCCGCTAAAACTGTACGGCGTTCCGCCCTGTACGCCGTTTGCGACGTCCTGCTGCGCAAGTCCCGGCGCGCCGCTCTCGACGGAGACGCCGGAATCGGAGTTCTCCTCCGCTGCGCCGATGCCGAAGGATTGCAGGCCCGTCTCCGCTTCTTGCCGCGTCATACCCGGCACGTTATCGCTGAGCATCGCAGCGGTCGATTCCGCTTCGACCGCAGAGACCGGTTGCTGCGTCGCAGCTGCGAACGGCCCGGTAATGTTTTCGCTGCACCAACCCGCAACGCTGTTCAGAAAACCGCTGCCCATATCGCCTAGCGCAGCCAACCCGCTGCCGATCTGCGTTGTTTCGGCGGCGGTATACGAGCCGCCGAGCGCGTCGTTATCGACGCCGCTGTAAGAGCAGGGCGTACCGCCTTGCACGCCTTCGCCTTCGGAACCTTCCGAAGAGGCGCTGCTGCCTGCATCTGCCGCCTCGCTGCCGAAGCCGCCGGAGGAAGCGTTCGTTGCGCTCTCGTTTGAGGCGTCGCCGCCGAAATTGCCGCCACCCAGCCCTTGTCCCTCGCTGCCGCTTGCTTCGCCGCTGCCGCCGAAACCGCCCGCACTGCCTTGGCTGTCGCCGCCGCTTGACTCGCCTCCGTTTCCTCCGCCGTAACCGCCGCCGTAGCCGCCGCTATTTCCGCCTTCGCCTGATCCATCATAACTCATGCTATACCGCTCCTTTTTTCTGTATTGCTTGTGGTTGCTAATTGTTGGCTATTATAGAGTCGATAGTATTCGCCGCGCGCCGCCAGGAGCTCTTCGTGCTGGCCCTGCTCGACGATCCTGCCGTCTTGCATGACGATGATGCTGTCGCAGTCTTGGATCGTTGACAAGCGATGCGCCACCATCAGTACGGTTCTGCCTTCCGCCATCCGTCCCAGGTTGTTTCGGATGAGCTCTTCCGCTTCGTTGTCCAGCGAACTGGTCGCTTCGTCAAAGACCAGGATGCGTGGGTTTGTCAGCAAGGCCCGGGCAATCGCGATGCGTTGCTTTTGTCCGCCGGACAGCGCCGTGCCGCGTTCGCCAACCAAAGCGTCATACCCTTTCGACAATCCGGCGGCGAAACGATCCACGCCGGCGATAGCGGCCGCGCTTTCGATTTCCTCCCAGCTGGCATCCTGTTTGGCTAACGCAATATTGTCTTTGATGCTGCCGTGGAAGAGATAATTTTCTTGCAGTACAACGCCGATTTGCCGTCTGAGCCAAGCCGGTTCGACCTGCGCCAGATCGATGCCGTCAATCAGGATGCGTCCGCTCTCCGGCAGGTACAAGCGTTGGATCATTTTCGCCAATGTGCTTTTGCCGGAACCGGATCGTCCGACGATCCCGACGCGGCTGCCGGCTTTGATCTGCAGGTTGATGTCGTGCAATATTTTTTTGGCGTTTTTTTCATAACGGAAAGTGACGCCATCTAAAACAATCTCGCCGGAAATCGTCGCCAACGTTGTCCGGGCCGGATCGAAGGTCGGCTCCGCCTGTTCGTTGACGATTTCACCTAAGCGCGCGACCGCCTCTTTGGTCTCCTGCAGGTTTTGCCAGAGCGCAACCAAACGCAGTACCGGCGAAACGACCGCAGTCGCATACATTTGAAACGCAATCAACTCCCCGACGGTAAGCTGGTTGTCGATGACTTGCCGGATGCCGATCCAGAGGATGCAAATCATCGAGACCTGCTGGATGAACGTTGCCGTGTTGTTGCCGATATTATCGATGTTGGCGTTGGCAAACACCCGTTTCACATAGCCGGACAGCATTTCATCCCACTTCTTGATGAAATAGTGTTCGGCCGCCGCTGTCTTAACGGTCTGAATGCCGGTGATCGCTTCTATCAAAAAGGTCTGGTTTTCTGCGCCCAGTCTGAATTTTTCTTTCAAGCCCCGACGCAAGAGCGGCGTCAGCGCCAGATTCAGCACTGCATAGCAACCTAGCGTCAGCAGCACGACCAGCGTGAGATAACCGCTGTAAAAGAACATGATCAACAGGTACACCAGTGCAAAAACGCTGTCAACAATCGTCGTAAACGCGGAGCCGACGATAAAACCGCGAATGGTCTCCATTTCGCGCAGCCGAGCCACGATGTCTCCGACCTGCTGTCGCTCAAAAAACGGCAACGGCAGGGCCAGCAACTTTTTAAAGAGCCGCGCACTAACCACAACGTCAACTTTGCTGAGATGATGATTCAGCATATAGCTGCGCAAGCCGCTGATCCACGCTTCATATACGCAAATGGCGATCATGCCGGCGACCATGACGTGCAACGAGCCGACGCTATGCTGCACCAGCACTTTGTTGATGACGACCTGGGTAAATAGCGGACTGATCAGGCCAAAGCCCTGAATCAGCAGCGAAAAGAGCAGCACCTTGCCAAACGCGCGCTTGTAGCGCAGCAGGATCGGCGCAAACCAGCGCAAACCGAAGGAAGCGCCTGCGCCTTCTGTATGCTTCTTCTCTTTGGCGATCAACACGGCCTGACCGCTCCATTGTTCCAGAAACGCGCTCTCCGTTAGCGCCAGTGTTGTTTTGCAAAACGGGTCATAGAGCACCGCTTGCCCTTCGCTTTGCTCCAGCAGCACGGCATGCGAGCCGTTGCGCAGGATGATAATCGCCGGCAGCGGCAGCGTCGCCTCGTCTTTCTTGGCCGCGTAATCGATGCAGCGCGCCTTTAAGCCCAGTTGTCGCGCTGCGCCGACCAGCGTCGGCAGATCCATGCCGCCTGCTTTGATGATATTCGCGCGGCGTATCTGCTTCTCATCCGCATTCACGCCGCAGAGTCCCGCAATAAAACATAAACAGTCCAGCGCAGCATCGAACGCGGGCGCATTTTTTGCTTTTTCTTGTCCCTGTTTGCCTTCTTCTGCCATCTCTTATCTCTCTCTCAACGATTCGCTCGTATATTTTTTAAACGGTTCTAAAAAATACTCATAGATCTTCTTATCTCTGGTCTTGACTTCGGCGCTCACGCTCATGCCGCTGCCAAGACGCACCATGCGCCCGTTCACATCCATCTTATCTTTGTCCAGCTGCAAAAGCACCTTGAATGCGCGGCCCTGTTCGGGATCGTCGACCGCATTCGGGCTGATATTCGCGACGACCGCCGGAACCGTGCCGTATTTTTGGAACGTAAAGGTCTGAACCTTCAGTTCTGCCCGCTGTCCGGTCTGAATGAAGCCGATATCTTTATTCGCAACCAAAATCTCGGCTAACAGGTTAGCCTCTTCCGGCACGATTTCCATGATGACTTGCGCCGGCGTCACGATGCCGCCGATCGTATGCACCGTCAAATTGCTGACATAGCCGTCATCCGGCGCAATGAACTGGCACAGGCCATGTTTTTCTTCGGCTTTTTTCAGCTGTTCACTGGCTTCGTTCAGTTTGGCAAGCGCCTCCGCCAGGCTGGAATCGACTTCGGTGGCATATTCCGCTGCCGCACGCTTTACGGTCGTCTGCTTTTGCGCCAATAGCGCCGCTTGCGACTCGACCGCCGACTGTTGCGACTCGACGCTGCGTTTTAATTCCTGGCGCTTCATTTGCTGTTCCAGTACGGTTAATTCGGAAATGGCATTTTGATCATATAAATATTGCAGTTTTCCGGTCTTTTCCTGTGCGTATTGCAGCAATTCTCGCTGCTTTTCCTGCTCCGCCAAGTTGCGCTGCAGTTCAGCCTGGCTTTGCTGCACGCCCTGAAGCGCCTCGCCCACTTTGGCTTGTTGCGCAGAGCGACGGCTGTTGTAAAGGCTCAGCTGCGTCCGCGCATACGTTTCGTCGGCGCCGTCCGTCCGTTGCGGCAGGAACGGCCGGTTTTCTTTTTCACAGTGCAGTCTCTCCACTTCGAGACGCAGCTCGGCGACTTTTTTCTTCAGCTGCATTAAATCCGCTGCGGAAACCGTCTGATCGAGTTCCAGCAAGAGATCGCCCTTTTTCACCTTCTGACCCTCTGCCACATAGATATTTTTAATAATGCCTTTATCTTCCGCCTGCAGGACGCGCACATACCCGTCCGGAATGATCTTGCCCGGCGCACTCGCGACTTCTTCTACGCTGCCAAACACGAGCCACAGCAAAACCGTCAGCGCCAGGGTAAAAAAGGTCCACAGCACCGTGCGGCTGGCATAGGCCGGCGGCGACTCGACAATTTCCAGCGCCGCCGAAAGAAATTCGGCTTCGCGCCGTTGATACCGTTCGACATCCTTGATTCTGGCCCGTTCCAAAAAGACTTGCGCGGATTCGGCCATTTTGCCGCTTTTTAAATAAGTCATTATTTTTTTAACCATGACGTTGCTCCCCTTGCTGCTTATAAAGATTATGGTACAAGCCTTGTTTACGCATCAGTTCCTCATGCGTCCCCTGTTCGGCAATTGCGCCGCCGTCCATCACGATGATCCGGTCGCATTGCACGACATTGGCCAGCCGGTGCGCGATCATCAGCATCGTACGTCCGGCAGCCAACTGTGCCACGTTGTCCAGAATGCTTCTTTCCGACTGATAATCAAGCGCGCTGGTCGCCTCATCAAAAATCAGGATTTTAGGCTCCGACAACAACGCACGGGCAATCGCGATGCGCTGCGCTTGTCCACCCGACAGGCGGTTGCCGCGTTCTCCGACGATGGTGTCATAGCCATCCGGCAATTCGCAGATAAATTCATGCGCTCCGGCCAGCTTGGCGGCGTGGATGATCGCCTCCAGCCTTGTCCCCTGGCGGGCAAAGGCGATGTTATCGCGAATACTGCCGTTAAAGAGATAGTTTTCCTGCTGCACAACGCCGATCTGGCGGCGCAGCCACGACGGATCCTGCCCTGCCATATCTTTCCCGTCGATGTAAAGTTTGCCCGATTCCGGCAGATACAATCGCTGCAAAATCTTCGAAAGCGTGCTTTTTCCCGAACCGGATCGTCCGACGATACCGACTTTCATGCCCGGCGCGATTTTTAAATTCACCTTGCGCAGCGCAGGATGAGCATCGAGTTCATAGCGAAATGAAACATCGGCCAACTCGATTGCGCCGTGCAGCACGCTTTCATCCTCTCGTTTCGTGCCATACGCCGGTTCCGGCACGGCATTGAGCACGTCGCCGATTCGCATCATCGCCAGTTTGGTCTGCTGAAACGACTGCCACATGCCAAGCAGACGCAGCAGCGGCGCATTCGCCTGGTTCGTCAGCATTTGAAACGCAATGAACTGACCCAGCGTCACATTGCCGTCGATCACCATCATGCCGCCATACCAGATGATCAGGTAGCTAAACAGCTTTTGCGTAAAGTTGGCGGCGTTTTGCATGACGACGCTTAACTGCACCTTTTCCAGATTTGTCGCAACATTGCGCGCGGCCAGGCGTTCCCAGCGAAAGTTGAACTGCGGCTCGACCGCCAGCGATTTTATCGTTTGCACGCCCGTCATCGCCTCTACGAGAAAAGCATTGTTCTCCGCGTTGGCGTCCCACGCTTCCTGCAGGCGTTTACGATACTGCGGCGCGCCGATCAGGTTGATGAGCAGTTGAATCGGAATTGCCAAAACGGCCAGCAGCGTCAGTGACGCGCTGTAATAGAACATGACGCCCAAAAAGACAAAAGAAAAGACCAGATCAATCAACACCGTCATGGCCGTACCCGTCAAAAATTCCCGCACATAGGTAAGCGCCGCGACACGCATCAGCGTGTCGCCGACCCGTCGTGCCTCAAAAAAACGCAGCGGCAGACGCATCAGATGCCGGAACATCCGGCTGCCCAAAATCACATCAATCTTATTGGTCGTATGCGTAAATAAATAAGTCCGGATCATGTTCATCACACTGCGGAAAAGAGCCGTGAAAAGCAGACCGACACCGAGTACCAGAAGCGTCGCCTCGCCCTGCTGCACGATCACTTTATCAATCATCACCTGCGTGCATAAGGGAATGGCCAGACCAAACAACTGAAATAAAAAAGCAGCACCGATGATTTCGCCGAAATATCGCTTATAGCGGATGATGATCGGAATAAACCAGGTAAGATTCAACTGTCGCCGGATATCCTTCAGGCTGAACAAGCGCTGAAAGACGAGACTCTGTACCAGATTTTCCGCGGCAAAATCCGCCGCGCTTTTGATGAGCATGCCGCTCGCTGCCGGATCGAACAGCATTACGCTTTCGCCGTTTACCTGGCGGATCACCTTACATCTTCCATCTGCCGCGATGAACAATGCCGGGAGAGCAAGGTTCTCCAACTCCCGCGGCCCTGTCTTTTTTTCCTGCGCCTTTAAGCCGACCTTCCTCACCGCCTGCTTAATGGCCGTCAACGTATCTTTACGCTGAACGACGGCAGCAGCCAACTCCGCCAGTTCCTTTGCTTCCAGCCGAATGCCCAGGTCTGCGGCAACTACCGCCAGACACTTTCTTATTTCCGTTTCCCGCTCTGTTCGTATCGTTTCGTCTTCCATGGTAACCTCATTTCCATCTCATTTCCTTTTATTAGGTTACATAGTATCACTGATTGTCTTCATTACAAGTTTCAGTAATTTTTTTAACTTATTTTACCGCTTTTATTTTTTACACTACGTAAAACACCCCAAAATAGAAAAAACAGACGCAATAATCTCGCGTCTGTTTTTTCTATTTTTTTACTATCCATCCACCATTTTCATTTTTTACTACAAACTTATTAAGGGCGTCTTAAGCTTGTCTTACACTTTCGCAAAACGCTTATTTCCGCGGAAAAAGGCCCGATATCAGGGATGAAAGGAGTTGTTCAACATGTATATTTCATCTCTTATTAGTCGCTACTATTCCTCTAAAAACACATACTCCGTCGCAGCAACCCAGGCAACGGCGAATGCCAATTCCGAACATCGCAACCACTATGAGGCAAACCCGCGCTCAGCGCAAACGAGGAAAGCAACGCAGGATACGTTCGAACTCAGCGAGCCGCAAGACGTTTTACCGCTCTCGGCCTCCGAACCTTACAAAGCGGCCGTATTGCCGCTGCGTTTTGCCGTTCCGGTAAAACAGGATACGCGCCGCTAAGAAATCTAGAGAAGAGGCTGCCGCAAGATCAGATCGTCATCTCATTTTGCTACAGCCCCTTTTTCTCATTACGACAAAATACAGCCCTGTCACCGATCACACCGCCGTTCGCACAGTGAAATCACATAACTGCCGTCCGGCGCAACGCTGGTTGTAAGCCTCACACGCTCATCCGGCAATAACGTTTTTAGATTGTCTGCAAGCCCTTGCCCCGTGTATTTCAAAACGCTTTCTTTCAACGTCCACAATTTGCAAAACTCCAGCGCGGGATTTTGCGCACGCCGGATTTGCCGCTCTTCGCTCTCGCTGCAGACATAGTCTATTGTGTCCTGGTCATAGTCGGTCACTTCTTCGATGTCGATCCCGACTTCTGCGTCGGCCACTACGCAGACCACGCCGCGTCGGCAATGGCTGACGTTGAAAAAAATCGCCGGGTAGTTGCGCAGATACGGTTTTCCGTTTTTGCCGTAAGCAAACTGCAACTCTTCAACGATGCCATATTCTTTTCGCAGGCCATAGGCCAACAGCAAATACGCAAGCACCGACAATTTTTGATCGCGCACGTCTCTGAACTGCTTTGCTTTTTCGGCGCGTTCGCGCGAAACCACCCGCAGGTTTCGCTCCAGCAACGCATCCGAAAACGAATCCATCTTGTCGAACAAATAGATCATACCGTTTCTCGCCCAACCTTCCGCTTCTTCAAAAGTGCACGCAGTACTCTTTTTCTCACAGCAGCTTCTTTAGTTCCAACAGACTCTGTATTTCAAACGTCGGCGTGATGTTGCTCTCGTTCTTGCTTCGATTCGGATTGAACCAGCACGTATCGATCGCAAAATTCAACCCTCCCTGTATATCGGAACTCAGACTGTCGCCCACCATTAACACCGTCTCTTTATTTTCATGCTTGATCCGCCTTAGCGCATATCGAAATATTTCCTGATTCGGCTTCGATACATTCACTTCTTCCGAAATGACAACCGCTTCAAAATAATTTGCTATGCTCGATTGCTGGATCCTTTTCTTTTGCACGACCGTCAAGCCATTCGTGATGATGACCAGTCTATATTTTTTATTCAGATAAGTGACGATTTCTAACGCATCTTCCAATAAGAAAGAGGCTTCCGCCAGTGAATTCAAATAGATATTGCTGAATTCGTTTGGATCAAACGTGAGATTCAACTTTTCGGTCAGTCTTTTAAAGCGTTCCGTTTTTAATTGTTCTGCTGACAATATCCCCTGTTCGAGCTCCTGCCATACCCGCTTGTTTATCGCCGAATAAATCGGCAGGTGATACGCTTCATCATATTTTATATTGAATGTCGTAATCGATTTTTCCAACGCAACTTTCTCGGATCTTTTAAAATCAAACAGCGTTTCATCCGCATCAAACAGAATCACTTCATATTTCATCGCCACGTTCTCCTTTAGCTGGTTTCCTCTTTTATTATAACGCACTTTTTCAGCAGAAAAAAAGCGGTTTGCCCTATGGGCGCAAGAAAACATCCCGCTCTCTGCAAAAAGCAGAAAGCGGGATGTTTTTTCGCGCTTATTTCAAATGCTCGATCG
Above is a genomic segment from Azotosporobacter soli containing:
- a CDS encoding peptidase domain-containing ABC transporter encodes the protein MEDETIRTERETEIRKCLAVVAADLGIRLEAKELAELAAAVVQRKDTLTAIKQAVRKVGLKAQEKKTGPRELENLALPALFIAADGRCKVIRQVNGESVMLFDPAASGMLIKSAADFAAENLVQSLVFQRLFSLKDIRRQLNLTWFIPIIIRYKRYFGEIIGAAFLFQLFGLAIPLCTQVMIDKVIVQQGEATLLVLGVGLLFTALFRSVMNMIRTYLFTHTTNKIDVILGSRMFRHLMRLPLRFFEARRVGDTLMRVAALTYVREFLTGTAMTVLIDLVFSFVFLGVMFYYSASLTLLAVLAIPIQLLINLIGAPQYRKRLQEAWDANAENNAFLVEAMTGVQTIKSLAVEPQFNFRWERLAARNVATNLEKVQLSVVMQNAANFTQKLFSYLIIWYGGMMVIDGNVTLGQFIAFQMLTNQANAPLLRLLGMWQSFQQTKLAMMRIGDVLNAVPEPAYGTKREDESVLHGAIELADVSFRYELDAHPALRKVNLKIAPGMKVGIVGRSGSGKSTLSKILQRLYLPESGKLYIDGKDMAGQDPSWLRRQIGVVQQENYLFNGSIRDNIAFARQGTRLEAIIHAAKLAGAHEFICELPDGYDTIVGERGNRLSGGQAQRIAIARALLSEPKILIFDEATSALDYQSERSILDNVAQLAAGRTMLMIAHRLANVVQCDRIIVMDGGAIAEQGTHEELMRKQGLYHNLYKQQGEQRHG
- a CDS encoding HlyD family type I secretion periplasmic adaptor subunit is translated as MVKKIMTYLKSGKMAESAQVFLERARIKDVERYQRREAEFLSAALEIVESPPAYASRTVLWTFFTLALTVLLWLVFGSVEEVASAPGKIIPDGYVRVLQAEDKGIIKNIYVAEGQKVKKGDLLLELDQTVSAADLMQLKKKVAELRLEVERLHCEKENRPFLPQRTDGADETYARTQLSLYNSRRSAQQAKVGEALQGVQQSQAELQRNLAEQEKQRELLQYAQEKTGKLQYLYDQNAISELTVLEQQMKRQELKRSVESQQSAVESQAALLAQKQTTVKRAAAEYATEVDSSLAEALAKLNEASEQLKKAEEKHGLCQFIAPDDGYVSNLTVHTIGGIVTPAQVIMEIVPEEANLLAEILVANKDIGFIQTGQRAELKVQTFTFQKYGTVPAVVANISPNAVDDPEQGRAFKVLLQLDKDKMDVNGRMVRLGSGMSVSAEVKTRDKKIYEYFLEPFKKYTSESLRER
- a CDS encoding YjjG family noncanonical pyrimidine nucleotidase gives rise to the protein MKYEVILFDADETLFDFKRSEKVALEKSITTFNIKYDEAYHLPIYSAINKRVWQELEQGILSAEQLKTERFKRLTEKLNLTFDPNEFSNIYLNSLAEASFLLEDALEIVTYLNKKYRLVIITNGLTVVQKKRIQQSSIANYFEAVVISEEVNVSKPNQEIFRYALRRIKHENKETVLMVGDSLSSDIQGGLNFAIDTCWFNPNRSKNESNITPTFEIQSLLELKKLL
- a CDS encoding type I secretion system permease/ATPase, translated to MAEEGKQGQEKAKNAPAFDAALDCLCFIAGLCGVNADEKQIRRANIIKAGGMDLPTLVGAARQLGLKARCIDYAAKKDEATLPLPAIIILRNGSHAVLLEQSEGQAVLYDPFCKTTLALTESAFLEQWSGQAVLIAKEKKHTEGAGASFGLRWFAPILLRYKRAFGKVLLFSLLIQGFGLISPLFTQVVINKVLVQHSVGSLHVMVAGMIAICVYEAWISGLRSYMLNHHLSKVDVVVSARLFKKLLALPLPFFERQQVGDIVARLREMETIRGFIVGSAFTTIVDSVFALVYLLIMFFYSGYLTLVVLLTLGCYAVLNLALTPLLRRGLKEKFRLGAENQTFLIEAITGIQTVKTAAAEHYFIKKWDEMLSGYVKRVFANANIDNIGNNTATFIQQVSMICILWIGIRQVIDNQLTVGELIAFQMYATAVVSPVLRLVALWQNLQETKEAVARLGEIVNEQAEPTFDPARTTLATISGEIVLDGVTFRYEKNAKKILHDINLQIKAGSRVGIVGRSGSGKSTLAKMIQRLYLPESGRILIDGIDLAQVEPAWLRRQIGVVLQENYLFHGSIKDNIALAKQDASWEEIESAAAIAGVDRFAAGLSKGYDALVGERGTALSGGQKQRIAIARALLTNPRILVFDEATSSLDNEAEELIRNNLGRMAEGRTVLMVAHRLSTIQDCDSIIVMQDGRIVEQGQHEELLAARGEYYRLYNSQQLATTSNTEKRSGIA
- a CDS encoding 4'-phosphopantetheinyl transferase family protein translates to MIYLFDKMDSFSDALLERNLRVVSRERAEKAKQFRDVRDQKLSVLAYLLLAYGLRKEYGIVEELQFAYGKNGKPYLRNYPAIFFNVSHCRRGVVCVVADAEVGIDIEEVTDYDQDTIDYVCSESEERQIRRAQNPALEFCKLWTLKESVLKYTGQGLADNLKTLLPDERVRLTTSVAPDGSYVISLCERRCDR